Proteins encoded together in one bacterium BMS3Abin11 window:
- a CDS encoding sulfur oxidation protein SoxY codes for MKRRTFLKGTVATSALAVAAGAGLLRSGQALAAGWPTAAFAATDLAAASKAVFGSKGAVSKDIKIKAPLQAENGAVVPIKISTALPDVKSIAIFVAKNPRPLSTKVDFSGGAEGFYTTRVKMGKTSDVFAYVNSGGKILKNSAMIKVTVGGCGG; via the coding sequence ATGAAGCGTAGAACATTTCTGAAAGGAACAGTCGCTACTAGCGCACTGGCTGTCGCAGCTGGTGCCGGCTTACTTAGATCAGGGCAGGCACTTGCAGCCGGATGGCCAACCGCAGCATTTGCTGCCACCGACCTCGCTGCAGCAAGCAAAGCAGTCTTTGGCTCTAAAGGAGCAGTAAGTAAAGACATCAAAATCAAAGCACCATTACAGGCTGAAAACGGAGCTGTTGTTCCAATCAAAATCTCGACAGCACTGCCTGACGTCAAGAGCATCGCAATTTTTGTTGCGAAAAACCCTAGACCACTGTCAACGAAAGTGGACTTTAGCGGCGGCGCTGAAGGATTTTACACTACTCGTGTAAAAATGGGCAAAACCTCAGACGTCTTCGCCTATGTCAATTCGGGCGGGAAAATACTGAAAAATTCCGCAATGATCAAAGTAACCGTCGGCGGATGTGGTGGTTAA
- a CDS encoding sulfur oxidation protein SoxZ, whose product MATKIKARKKGNATEILVLVQHPMETGNRKDKKTKKLIPANFIQTMIFSVNGKTVADASLGIGISKNPLVGIRVKNAKSGDKINVSWKDNMGKTGSAKTTVK is encoded by the coding sequence ATGGCAACGAAAATTAAAGCCCGTAAAAAGGGAAACGCAACTGAAATCCTCGTACTGGTCCAGCATCCTATGGAAACTGGAAACCGCAAGGATAAGAAAACCAAAAAGTTGATACCTGCTAACTTCATCCAGACAATGATTTTTTCCGTCAATGGCAAAACTGTGGCTGATGCATCTTTGGGCATTGGTATCTCCAAGAACCCACTGGTCGGTATTCGCGTCAAGAATGCAAAATCCGGCGATAAAATCAATGTTTCTTGGAAAGATAACATGGGTAAGACCGGCAGCGCCAAAACAACCGTAAAATAA
- the soxA gene encoding soxAX cytochrome complex subunit A precursor: MNKKLILVLAGLGIALGAPITATATPQDDLKQFQAFYKKRFPTVPLEAYKDGVNVLPQYADQVENWKLLMEFPPYDEEVDKAEKLWNTPFANGKTYASCFKNGAKGLAVGYPFYDTKSKQVRTVVGDINECRVRNGEKPIKNLKYGDMARLAIAFKMRSNGKKMAVKIDSPGAIAAYEKGKQFYWARRGQLNFSCAGCHVQNAGNTVRGNVLGAGLGHGVGFPVYRTKWALKGKPLGTLHRRYGGCNKQVRAKPLKPQSEAYKNLELYEAYMNTGIPIEVPSQRM; this comes from the coding sequence ATGAATAAAAAACTTATATTAGTGCTTGCGGGTCTCGGCATTGCTCTCGGGGCACCGATAACAGCAACCGCAACACCTCAAGATGACCTGAAGCAATTCCAGGCCTTTTACAAAAAACGTTTCCCGACAGTCCCACTGGAAGCATATAAAGATGGTGTAAATGTACTGCCACAATATGCGGATCAGGTTGAAAACTGGAAACTGTTGATGGAATTTCCGCCCTATGATGAGGAAGTAGACAAAGCCGAGAAACTCTGGAACACACCATTTGCTAACGGTAAAACTTATGCCAGCTGTTTCAAAAATGGTGCTAAAGGACTGGCAGTCGGCTACCCTTTCTACGATACAAAGAGCAAGCAGGTACGTACTGTCGTAGGAGACATCAATGAATGCCGTGTTCGTAATGGTGAAAAACCCATCAAGAACCTGAAATATGGTGATATGGCCAGATTGGCTATTGCCTTCAAAATGCGTTCAAACGGCAAAAAGATGGCTGTGAAGATAGATAGTCCTGGGGCAATAGCCGCCTATGAAAAAGGTAAGCAGTTCTATTGGGCACGCCGTGGGCAGCTGAACTTTTCCTGTGCCGGATGTCATGTACAAAATGCCGGCAACACAGTACGTGGTAATGTCCTGGGCGCCGGACTTGGTCATGGCGTAGGCTTCCCGGTTTACCGAACCAAGTGGGCACTCAAAGGTAAGCCCCTTGGCACCCTGCACCGTCGCTATGGGGGTTGTAACAAACAGGTGCGTGCTAAACCTCTGAAACCTCAAAGTGAAGCATATAAAAATCTTGAGCTATACGAGGCATACATGAACACAGGTATCCCCATCGAGGTACCCAGTCAGCGTATGTGA
- the cmoB gene encoding tRNA (mo5U34)-methyltransferase: MNHPDSWSTYFKDTALQDWLNEQLTLSDSICAAHGDYRRWHQTLKQLSQYSTEKYNLSLPTIQIGEKRQLNQDKYDHLEDQLRNLHPWRKGPFNIFGVEINSEWRSDFKWQKLADKISPLKSRKILDVGCGNGYFMLRMLGEGAKWVLGIDPAVLFNMQFRALTQSISHNINARILPVGINDLPAHLACFDSVFSMGVLYHRRSPIDHLSRLYSCLRPGGELVLETLVLDEPGEKLLVPHSRYAKMRNVWFIPTTTTLTIWLHRTGFNKIKLVDVSTTSREEQRSTDWMKYESLSDFLDLDDQSKTVEGHPAPTRAIFVASR; the protein is encoded by the coding sequence ATGAACCACCCGGACTCCTGGTCAACATATTTCAAAGACACGGCCTTGCAGGACTGGCTAAATGAACAACTAACACTATCCGATAGCATTTGCGCTGCCCATGGTGACTACAGGCGCTGGCATCAAACACTGAAACAACTCTCCCAGTACAGCACAGAAAAATACAATCTTTCACTGCCCACAATCCAGATTGGCGAAAAGCGTCAATTAAACCAGGACAAATATGATCACCTGGAAGATCAACTTCGGAACTTACACCCCTGGCGCAAAGGCCCCTTTAACATCTTTGGGGTAGAAATAAACAGTGAATGGCGCTCTGATTTCAAATGGCAAAAACTCGCAGACAAAATTAGCCCTCTGAAATCAAGAAAAATCCTGGATGTTGGCTGTGGCAATGGGTACTTTATGCTGCGCATGTTAGGAGAAGGTGCAAAATGGGTATTAGGTATTGACCCTGCTGTACTGTTCAATATGCAGTTCAGAGCACTCACCCAGTCTATTTCTCATAACATCAATGCACGTATCCTACCTGTCGGCATCAATGACCTGCCTGCTCATCTGGCATGCTTTGACAGCGTTTTTTCCATGGGGGTCCTCTATCACAGACGCTCGCCCATTGATCACCTTAGCAGGCTATACTCATGCCTCAGGCCGGGTGGAGAATTAGTTCTTGAAACACTGGTACTCGATGAGCCAGGAGAAAAATTATTAGTACCACATTCCCGTTATGCAAAGATGAGAAACGTCTGGTTTATACCGACGACCACAACATTGACGATATGGCTACATCGTACTGGATTCAACAAAATTAAACTTGTGGACGTTTCCACCACAAGCCGGGAAGAACAAAGGTCTACCGACTGGATGAAATATGAATCTCTGTCTGATTTTCTTGACCTAGACGATCAAAGTAAAACGGTTGAAGGCCATCCTGCACCAACGAGGGCAATCTTTGTCGCAAGTAGATAG
- a CDS encoding acyl carrier protein, with translation MSLEREIAVMIIKALNLEDVSLDDIDAEVAALSGEGLCLNSVSTLEPEQDIKEPLIN, from the coding sequence ATGTCGTTGGAACGAGAAATTGCTGTGATGATTATTAAAGCATTAAATCTGGAAGATGTCTCATTGGATGATATCGATGCAGAGGTAGCAGCATTGTCTGGTGAGGGTCTTTGTCTGAATTCTGTTAGTACCCTTGAGCCGGAGCAAGATATTAAGGAACCTCTAATCAATTAA
- the csrA_2 gene encoding carbon storage regulator: MLILTRRTGETLNIGDQIQVTVLGVNRNQVSIGINAPKKVPVHRKEIYEKIKHENLEDGD, from the coding sequence GTGCTTATATTAACAAGACGTACAGGCGAGACGTTAAATATCGGTGATCAGATTCAGGTAACTGTGCTTGGAGTCAATAGAAATCAAGTCAGCATCGGGATAAATGCGCCAAAAAAGGTACCGGTACACCGGAAAGAAATCTACGAAAAGATCAAACACGAAAACCTTGAAGATGGAGACTGA
- the yedQ_1 gene encoding putative diguanylate cyclase YedQ, translating to MEEKNTDLQLDDLVRVDNLQLLYHQSYPAIFASLISAALLSAVLWPVQQKEVLISWFIILTYTAIVRLILFMLYNRVKPQGEDILSWEMPYFVTQLLSSTSWGIGAVYIMPIDSQLHQVVIYYFLMGLSGGAIFAYSANRTMTLVTIASLLLPITGWFLVQGGLLAMGLVMGAVVFYIYTIRAGKILSLTLNKSFMLAHELNNAKEAAETLALKDELSGLNNRRAFYEKGKMLVDYCQRNNEVFSVITIDIDHFKKINDKFGHAAGDATIIQVGSILLQVIPKSGLCARIGGEEFGILLKASASDAAVQLAEKLRQKIAATPIAFNGEDITISASFGVADGNLDLDTLLKRADAALYKAKETGRNRVICDECDTEEMQSRLNAKRLLSLIG from the coding sequence ATGGAAGAAAAAAATACTGATTTACAGCTGGATGATCTGGTACGAGTAGATAACCTGCAACTACTTTATCATCAATCTTACCCAGCTATTTTCGCCAGTCTGATTAGCGCTGCATTGCTTTCTGCAGTTCTGTGGCCGGTGCAACAAAAAGAAGTACTGATTAGCTGGTTTATTATCCTTACCTATACCGCTATTGTTCGACTCATCCTGTTCATGCTCTACAATCGTGTTAAGCCGCAGGGTGAAGACATACTGTCCTGGGAAATGCCGTATTTTGTAACACAGCTCCTGTCGTCGACTTCCTGGGGCATTGGGGCTGTCTACATCATGCCCATCGACTCTCAACTGCATCAGGTAGTAATCTATTATTTTCTGATGGGCCTGTCTGGTGGTGCTATTTTTGCCTACTCTGCCAATCGCACCATGACACTGGTCACGATTGCCAGCCTTTTGTTACCAATAACTGGCTGGTTTCTCGTACAGGGCGGTCTGTTGGCGATGGGGTTAGTGATGGGGGCAGTTGTCTTCTATATTTATACCATTCGCGCAGGAAAAATTCTGTCACTGACATTGAATAAGAGTTTTATGCTGGCCCATGAACTCAATAATGCGAAGGAGGCTGCAGAAACTCTGGCCCTGAAGGACGAATTATCCGGACTTAATAACCGCCGTGCATTTTATGAAAAAGGAAAAATGTTAGTTGACTACTGTCAGCGGAATAATGAAGTATTTTCGGTCATAACCATTGATATTGATCACTTCAAGAAAATCAACGATAAGTTTGGCCATGCTGCGGGTGATGCAACAATAATTCAAGTTGGGAGTATTCTCCTACAAGTGATACCTAAATCTGGCCTCTGCGCAAGAATCGGTGGTGAGGAATTCGGCATATTGCTGAAGGCTTCAGCGTCTGACGCGGCCGTACAACTCGCAGAAAAATTACGCCAGAAGATTGCAGCGACACCAATTGCGTTCAACGGCGAAGACATAACCATCAGCGCCAGCTTTGGTGTCGCTGACGGCAATTTAGACCTCGATACTCTCTTGAAGCGTGCAGATGCTGCCCTTTATAAAGCCAAGGAGACTGGTCGAAACCGTGTTATCTGTGACGAGTGTGATACTGAAGAGATGCAGAGTCGGCTAAATGCAAAACGACTGTTATCTCTCATCGGCTAA
- a CDS encoding putative inner membrane protein, with protein MIFDDFSTAWTTMLWLTFALALIMGAVVQKTNFCTMGAISDWINMGDHGRIRAWMFAIAVALLGVTLFETQGLITPDLAMPPYRSGTLIWAENMLGGFLFGIGMTYGSGCGNKTLIRMGAGNIKSVIVFLGIGGVAYYMVNSLPGTDQTLFSLLFNGWIRPLAINLDSGAQDFGTLLAGPENAASGRLWIGLLLVSALLIFIFKSADFRKNFDNILGGLVVGLVVVGLWYVTSNIFLESTSDFDGEVQITLREYLDPTTSQWDMAEDLHKDWVGPKPSRNSGSPMSFSFINPLGQTLGYVAKGFKRINIVLGVAIVFGVILGSFLMSLWMKSFRIEWFASVKDFFNHVVGGILMGFGGVLALGCTIGQGVTGVSTLALGSYLALISIVFGSALTMKVQYYRMVYEEAGFFSALSSSLVDMRLLPSMMRKLEKV; from the coding sequence ATGATTTTTGACGATTTCTCAACAGCCTGGACAACGATGCTATGGTTAACATTTGCTCTGGCCCTGATCATGGGTGCAGTGGTACAAAAAACCAATTTCTGCACCATGGGGGCAATTTCTGACTGGATTAATATGGGTGACCACGGCAGGATCCGTGCATGGATGTTCGCGATCGCGGTGGCTCTGTTAGGCGTCACCTTGTTTGAAACACAGGGCCTTATTACTCCTGACCTCGCAATGCCCCCCTACCGTAGCGGTACCCTGATCTGGGCTGAGAACATGCTTGGCGGTTTCTTATTTGGTATTGGCATGACATATGGGTCCGGCTGCGGAAACAAGACTCTGATCCGCATGGGCGCTGGGAACATAAAATCGGTTATAGTTTTTTTGGGTATCGGCGGTGTTGCCTATTATATGGTTAATTCATTACCAGGTACTGATCAGACCTTGTTTTCATTGCTCTTTAATGGCTGGATCAGACCGCTTGCAATCAATTTGGACAGCGGTGCACAGGATTTTGGGACACTACTGGCAGGCCCTGAAAATGCAGCCTCTGGCCGACTCTGGATTGGTCTGCTGTTAGTTTCGGCACTATTAATCTTTATATTCAAATCAGCCGATTTCCGTAAAAATTTCGATAATATCCTCGGTGGGCTGGTAGTTGGACTGGTAGTTGTCGGTCTCTGGTATGTCACATCGAATATATTCCTTGAGAGTACGTCTGATTTTGATGGTGAAGTACAAATAACTCTTCGTGAGTATCTTGACCCGACAACATCACAGTGGGATATGGCTGAGGACTTGCATAAGGACTGGGTTGGACCAAAACCATCCAGAAATTCTGGTAGCCCAATGTCATTTTCATTTATTAACCCATTAGGACAAACTCTCGGTTATGTAGCTAAAGGTTTTAAAAGAATAAACATTGTCCTTGGTGTAGCAATTGTCTTTGGTGTCATCCTGGGCTCATTTCTCATGTCATTATGGATGAAAAGTTTCAGGATTGAATGGTTTGCCTCAGTCAAGGATTTTTTCAATCATGTTGTCGGTGGTATTTTGATGGGTTTTGGTGGCGTACTTGCACTGGGTTGTACTATTGGGCAGGGGGTTACCGGTGTAAGTACACTTGCTTTGGGCTCATATCTCGCCCTGATATCGATAGTATTTGGTAGTGCTCTGACGATGAAAGTACAGTATTACAGGATGGTATATGAAGAAGCTGGTTTTTTTAGTGCTCTGAGCTCATCTCTGGTTGACATGAGGCTGCTTCCTAGTATGATGCGCAAACTCGAAAAAGTCTAA
- the queC gene encoding 7-cyano-7-deazaguanine synthase: MVDKADKADKAVVLLSGGLDSATALAIARNEGYQCFALSFDYGQRNRVELEAARRVANAGGVAEHRILNLPIGELGGSALTDDAIDLPKVSEFEDSGIPVTYVPARNTVFLSMALAMAEIYGARDIFIGANAVDYSGYPDCRPGFILAFENLANLATREGVQGEGFRIRAPLIDMSKADIINTGVRLGVDYSLTISCYNPSPDGLACGVCDSCHLRADGFNQTDTADPTVYWPVR; encoded by the coding sequence GTGGTAGATAAGGCAGATAAAGCAGATAAAGCGGTAGTGCTTCTCTCCGGTGGCCTGGATTCCGCGACCGCCCTTGCTATCGCACGTAATGAAGGCTACCAGTGTTTTGCACTTAGCTTTGATTATGGTCAGCGTAATCGTGTCGAACTGGAGGCAGCCAGGCGTGTAGCTAACGCTGGTGGGGTTGCAGAACATAGAATTCTTAATCTGCCAATTGGAGAACTGGGTGGTTCTGCACTAACGGATGATGCTATTGATCTACCGAAAGTCAGCGAATTTGAGGATAGCGGTATTCCAGTTACCTATGTTCCAGCGCGGAATACTGTATTTTTATCCATGGCATTGGCTATGGCCGAGATATATGGTGCCAGGGATATTTTCATCGGTGCTAACGCAGTGGATTACTCAGGCTACCCGGATTGCCGTCCTGGATTTATTTTAGCCTTTGAAAATTTGGCAAATCTGGCAACGCGTGAAGGTGTGCAAGGTGAGGGGTTTCGAATCAGGGCACCGTTGATTGATATGAGCAAGGCCGACATTATTAATACAGGCGTTAGGCTAGGCGTTGATTACAGTCTCACAATATCCTGTTATAACCCATCGCCTGATGGGCTTGCCTGCGGGGTTTGTGATTCATGCCATTTGCGGGCAGATGGATTTAATCAGACAGATACAGCGGATCCAACTGTCTATTGGCCTGTAAGGTAG
- the queE gene encoding 7-carboxy-7-deazaguanine synthase, producing the protein MSLSGILQQVKSYSTRYVTVTGGEPLAQRDCWLLLKMLCDAGYTTSLETSGAIDISQVDKRVSTIMDIKTPGSGESDRNRFQNIELLKSSDQVKFVITDRVDYDWSRQFIEENELTGKCEILFSPVHGELDPVDMAEWILNDNLLVRMQIQLHKYLWGDERGR; encoded by the coding sequence ATGTCTCTTTCTGGAATTTTGCAGCAGGTTAAATCGTATTCTACTCGTTATGTAACTGTTACTGGTGGCGAACCATTGGCGCAGCGAGACTGTTGGCTATTGTTGAAGATGCTCTGTGATGCCGGTTACACCACATCACTGGAAACAAGTGGTGCAATAGATATAAGCCAGGTGGATAAACGGGTCTCAACTATTATGGATATCAAGACGCCCGGCTCTGGCGAATCGGACCGTAACCGCTTCCAGAATATCGAACTGCTGAAAAGCAGTGATCAGGTCAAGTTTGTGATCACTGACCGGGTAGATTATGACTGGAGCCGGCAGTTTATAGAAGAAAATGAATTAACAGGGAAGTGTGAAATACTCTTTTCGCCAGTGCATGGTGAGCTTGATCCAGTGGACATGGCCGAATGGATACTGAACGACAATCTTCTGGTTAGAATGCAAATCCAGCTACACAAGTATCTGTGGGGAGATGAGCGTGGTAGATAA
- a CDS encoding tol-pal system protein YbgF, with translation MPMVLSSLLLLSACNETTAATVRPSATQVNPQLQLLGRVNSLESEISRLQNTVDVQENKLNRQRERLSGIFDDLDRRMRSIEMSSPSMTAPVAPASGKITDNEIPSIPKQGDRVTSAITPADKSGTNQAGMPAPAAAELSAENSTQSSQAGPSQLEQASYDRAFDLLKQSRYEEAIAAFKEFQTRFPRSALADSAQYWIAEAHYVNRAYDAALYEYNALIQRYPESKRLPDAMLKVGYIHFENEQWEQARRALNAVVIRYPGSRVAVSAKMRLDKMTKTGH, from the coding sequence TTGCCGATGGTACTCAGCTCTTTGCTGCTGTTGAGTGCCTGCAATGAAACGACGGCTGCAACTGTGCGGCCGTCTGCTACTCAGGTAAACCCGCAATTACAGCTGCTAGGGCGGGTTAACAGCCTGGAGAGCGAAATATCAAGGTTACAGAATACAGTTGATGTGCAGGAAAACAAACTGAACAGGCAACGCGAGAGATTATCCGGAATTTTTGATGATCTTGACCGCCGTATGCGCAGTATCGAAATGTCTTCGCCATCCATGACTGCGCCTGTTGCGCCTGCGTCTGGTAAGATAACTGACAATGAAATCCCCTCTATTCCAAAGCAGGGGGATAGGGTGACTTCAGCGATTACACCTGCAGATAAGAGTGGCACAAATCAGGCAGGGATGCCTGCACCCGCTGCGGCGGAATTGTCAGCGGAAAATTCAACTCAAAGTAGCCAGGCTGGGCCTTCTCAACTGGAGCAGGCTTCATATGACAGAGCATTCGATCTTCTAAAACAAAGTCGCTATGAGGAAGCCATTGCAGCTTTCAAGGAATTTCAAACACGATTCCCAAGAAGTGCATTAGCTGACAGTGCTCAGTACTGGATAGCTGAAGCCCATTATGTGAATCGTGCCTACGATGCCGCACTATATGAGTATAATGCACTGATACAGCGCTACCCTGAAAGTAAGCGACTCCCTGATGCGATGTTGAAAGTGGGGTATATCCACTTCGAAAATGAGCAGTGGGAGCAGGCAAGAAGGGCGCTGAATGCGGTGGTTATTCGATATCCTGGCAGTCGTGTCGCAGTTTCGGCAAAAATGCGGCTAGACAAGATGACGAAAACAGGGCATTAA
- the pal gene encoding outer membrane protein P6 precursor, whose translation MKNTSKLILIVLLAGMVVVSGCNKKNRKAEGADMGGVSATGTGAGFGPDGKPLGDWQNSASADLLAQTQVYFAYDSSELDVESQAIVEAHAVYLSNHPATRVVLEGHTDERGTREYNLALGERRAQTVADVFIALGVNAANIDVISYGEENPVAEGHDESAWRLNRRVEIRYDR comes from the coding sequence ATGAAAAATACGAGTAAGTTAATTCTAATAGTACTGTTGGCTGGCATGGTAGTAGTAAGTGGCTGTAATAAGAAAAACCGCAAGGCAGAAGGTGCTGACATGGGTGGGGTTTCTGCAACCGGAACCGGAGCTGGATTTGGACCCGATGGTAAACCTCTGGGTGACTGGCAGAATAGCGCTTCAGCGGACCTGCTTGCCCAGACCCAGGTTTATTTTGCCTATGACAGCAGTGAACTGGATGTTGAGAGCCAGGCAATCGTTGAAGCTCATGCGGTTTATTTAAGCAACCACCCTGCAACTAGAGTAGTACTCGAAGGCCATACTGACGAACGCGGCACGCGTGAATACAATCTCGCCCTGGGCGAGCGTCGCGCACAGACGGTGGCGGACGTCTTTATCGCTCTGGGTGTCAATGCCGCCAATATTGATGTTATTTCCTACGGTGAAGAAAACCCGGTTGCAGAAGGGCATGATGAATCGGCATGGCGTTTAAACCGCCGTGTCGAGATACGCTATGACAGGTAA
- a CDS encoding translocation protein TolB, with protein sequence MKLSNMKKLAALLIILSGLMVNSAQAVLTIEITKGVDVGIPIAIVPFSWSGAPVAGESMTEVIEADLTRSGRFDSIPQADFLQQPHNAKQVRFKDWRLIKTDYLVVGSIRQTGATTYNVKFQLMDVFRGNTLTGYQYNIQSTKLRNVAHLISDIIYEKLTGEKGAFNTKIAYVTVEKTKKGRRFLLQVADSDGFDPQTILDSHQPLMSTAWSPDARKLAYVSFEKKRSMIYIQRLSDGKREKVASFKGINSAPAFSPDGTKLAFVSSKDGNTEIYVLDLRTRAIKRLTNNHGIDTEPSWLPNGRGLVFTSGRSGQPQIYRMNADGSGIQRLTYSGKYNARPSVSADGKLMVMISRGNGRFHVAVMNLRSKKITRLTDTMLDESPSFAPNGRMVLYATEQGNKGVLAAVSSDGRVRQTLRFLQGDVREPAWSPYLR encoded by the coding sequence ATGAAATTATCTAATATGAAAAAACTTGCTGCACTGTTAATTATTCTGTCGGGGCTAATGGTCAATTCAGCACAGGCAGTACTCACCATTGAAATCACAAAAGGTGTTGATGTAGGCATACCGATCGCCATTGTTCCTTTTAGTTGGAGCGGCGCTCCGGTAGCAGGTGAAAGTATGACAGAAGTTATCGAGGCGGATCTTACCCGGTCAGGACGTTTTGACAGTATTCCGCAGGCTGATTTTTTGCAGCAGCCACACAATGCGAAACAGGTAAGGTTCAAGGACTGGCGTCTGATCAAAACAGATTATCTGGTGGTTGGCAGTATACGGCAGACGGGTGCAACAACTTATAATGTAAAATTTCAGTTGATGGATGTATTCAGGGGCAATACATTGACCGGCTATCAATATAATATCCAGAGCACAAAACTGAGGAATGTAGCACATCTGATCAGTGATATTATTTATGAAAAACTGACAGGAGAAAAGGGTGCCTTTAATACGAAGATTGCTTATGTAACCGTAGAGAAAACGAAAAAAGGGAGGCGTTTTTTGCTACAGGTTGCAGATTCAGATGGCTTTGACCCACAGACAATACTCGATTCGCACCAGCCGTTGATGTCTACCGCCTGGTCTCCGGATGCGCGCAAGTTGGCCTATGTCTCTTTCGAAAAAAAGCGTTCAATGATATACATACAGCGTTTGTCAGATGGTAAGCGTGAAAAGGTAGCCAGTTTTAAAGGCATAAACAGTGCCCCGGCATTTTCCCCGGATGGCACGAAACTGGCATTCGTTTCGTCAAAAGACGGTAATACTGAGATATATGTGCTCGATTTGCGTACGCGCGCCATCAAGCGGCTGACCAATAATCATGGTATTGATACCGAACCATCCTGGTTGCCGAACGGCCGGGGGCTTGTATTTACCTCAGGCCGTAGTGGGCAGCCCCAGATTTACAGGATGAATGCTGATGGATCGGGTATACAGCGGCTGACCTATTCCGGAAAATATAATGCCAGGCCATCAGTTTCGGCAGATGGTAAACTGATGGTTATGATTAGCCGTGGCAACGGGCGCTTTCACGTGGCGGTGATGAATTTGCGGAGTAAAAAGATAACCAGGCTTACCGATACAATGCTTGACGAATCTCCGAGTTTCGCGCCAAATGGAAGAATGGTACTTTATGCTACTGAGCAGGGCAATAAGGGAGTGTTGGCAGCAGTATCATCCGATGGCCGCGTGCGGCAAACATTAAGATTTTTACAAGGTGACGTCCGCGAACCGGCGTGGTCACCATATTTAAGATGA
- the exbD gene encoding biopolymer transport protein ExbD, translated as MFEHSRRSRKSQMSEINVVPYIDVMLVLLVIFMVTTPLLTQGVEVELPVAISDAVKDPDIEPFLLSVDRNGQLFANEEKQPLSGEEIVRKASIVYKRNPKTPFLVKGDRRVKYQAVMTAMVLLKQAGIPKVGLVTEPPEK; from the coding sequence ATGTTTGAACACTCACGGCGTAGCCGAAAAAGTCAGATGAGTGAGATCAATGTTGTCCCTTACATTGATGTCATGTTGGTATTACTGGTTATTTTCATGGTCACAACACCACTATTGACGCAGGGCGTTGAGGTTGAATTACCTGTAGCAATATCGGATGCGGTGAAAGATCCGGATATTGAGCCATTTTTATTATCGGTAGACAGGAATGGGCAGTTATTTGCAAATGAAGAAAAACAGCCACTCAGCGGCGAGGAAATTGTCAGGAAGGCCTCCATTGTCTATAAACGAAACCCGAAAACGCCCTTTCTTGTGAAAGGAGACAGGCGAGTGAAATATCAGGCAGTGATGACTGCCATGGTGTTGTTGAAGCAGGCGGGAATTCCAAAGGTAGGCCTGGTAACAGAACCACCGGAAAAATAA